The stretch of DNA TAGGCAATCACACCGAGCAACGCATTATCTTGTGGTAAGAAGCCAGAAATCCCTTTAGAAATCGTTGTTCCCACCCCACTTACTGTAAACAAAATACCTAACGCTGCTAAAAATTGTGGCAGTATCCCCACAGTGCCAATTTGTTGAACAAGTCGATCACTATCGTACAAGCCTATTTTCACTTTTGGACGAAGGATGGCGTATGCAACACCGAGTGCAACTAAAGACGAGAGACCTATACCAATCGCTCCACCTAACGGCGTCCAAGTTGAGATGATGACTGCGACAACTGCTAATACAAGTGCTGGAATAAAGAGTAAGTTCCCAAAGCGTGAAGCATGTGTGATCTCCTCTCGATGTTCGACATCGACGACTTTCCCTAACCGTACGTTTTTTGTAAACGTCAACAGTCCCATCAATAATACGAGTAAACCATTGATTACAGCTGGGATAACGGGACCTGCTATAAACAAAATGCCTAATATCAGCCAAAAAAGTGCGCTGCCCATCCTTTTCTCATTTGCTGATTGACGAAATACACGCCAAGCCGTATAAAGCAATTGTAGCCCGATACACACATAAAAAATTTCCAAAATTTGGTTAATCGTTTGTTGTGTCATCTTGTGTTGCTCCTTTCTTTCCATACTTGCGATTCATTTTCCGATCAAACATCCTATTTTGTATGATTCCCACAATGAGTACGATCACTGCAATCGGTGCAGAATAAATTGCGATTTCAACCGCCTTGACTTCCATATGTAAAGATTGAAATGTTGCAACAATTAATAGGACACCGGATGCGCCAACAAATAAATTTTGCCCAAAAAAGTTACCAAAATTTTCCATTGCAGCGATGTGTGCTTTCAGTTTTTCTTCGTCCTCATGATCAATATTTCGTTGATATTTCGTCTTAGCCGCCGCTTGTACCATCGGATTCATGAGTGGGCGTACAAATTGTGGATGCCCTCCAATACGAATCGATGCCAATCCTGCGATTTCTCTGATGAACAAATACACGGTCATGATACGCCCGGCCGTCACCCCTTGTATTCGATTTATAAGACGTGTCGCCTGTGTTTTCAAACCGAATCGTTCAAGCATGCCGATCATAGGTAACGTTAAAATAAAGAGTGACACCATTCGATTATCAACAAACGCTTTCCCTAATGTTTCCAATATGGTGATGACACTCATATGAGAGACAAGCCCTGTCAC from Staphylococcus lutrae encodes:
- a CDS encoding DUF969 domain-containing protein; the encoded protein is MEWLKLVGILIIVLGFYFKWDTIGTVLIAAVVTGLVSHMSVITILETLGKAFVDNRMVSLFILTLPMIGMLERFGLKTQATRLINRIQGVTAGRIMTVYLFIREIAGLASIRIGGHPQFVRPLMNPMVQAAAKTKYQRNIDHEDEEKLKAHIAAMENFGNFFGQNLFVGASGVLLIVATFQSLHMEVKAVEIAIYSAPIAVIVLIVGIIQNRMFDRKMNRKYGKKGATQDDTTND
- a CDS encoding DUF979 domain-containing protein — protein: MTQQTINQILEIFYVCIGLQLLYTAWRVFRQSANEKRMGSALFWLILGILFIAGPVIPAVINGLLVLLMGLLTFTKNVRLGKVVDVEHREEITHASRFGNLLFIPALVLAVVAVIISTWTPLGGAIGIGLSSLVALGVAYAILRPKVKIGLYDSDRLVQQIGTVGILPQFLAALGILFTVSGVGTTISKGISGFLPQDNALLGVIAYVLGMVIFTMLMGNAFAAFTVITASIGVPFVIANGGNPAIVGALAMTGGFCGTLLTPMAANFNTLPVALLEMKDELGVIKAQAPMAFILIVAHIVLMYLLAF